From a single Apium graveolens cultivar Ventura chromosome 2, ASM990537v1, whole genome shotgun sequence genomic region:
- the LOC141690428 gene encoding uncharacterized protein LOC141690428, whose product MDANVSNNKSFWTRLWHLKILLKVKHFMWRVICDCLPIKDCLLSRRVEVDSKCPVCNLIDETSLHALVFCLVAALCWKLQGVRFDSAAINNTTDWVQEIYQHSGRSEVNKIFMIAWMIWNNRNDVEWKQKGRGYKDIVTSAIHILNNWEFAQDRSFDFFIGFISQTEGNMCWKQPQTGTIKINTDAALFKIKQAS is encoded by the coding sequence ATGGATGCTAATGTGAGCAATAACAAAAGCTTTTGGACCAGATTATGGCACTTGAAAATTCTGTTGAAGGTAAAGCATTTTATGTGGAGAGTGATTTGTGACTGTCTTCCTATAAAAGATTGTTTACTCAGCAGGAGGGTTGAGGTCGATAGCAAGTGTCCAGTCTGTAATTTAATCGATGAAACATCACTCCATGCTCTAGTTTTTTGTCTAGTGGCAGCTCTTTGTTGGAAACTTCAAGGTGTCCGTTTTGACAGTGCTGCTATTAACAATACAACGGACTGGGTGCAAGAGATTTATCAACACAGTGGCCGTTCTGAGGTCAACAAAATTTTTATGATAGCCTGGATGATCTGGAATAACAGGAACGACGTGGAATGGAAACAAAAGGGGAGGGGGTACAAAGATATTGTAACATCAGCTATACATATTCTTAATAACTGGGAATTTGCACAGGACAGGTCCTTCGACTTTTTTATTGGGTTTATCTCCCAAACGGAGGGCAACATGTGCTGGAAACAACCACAGACAGGAACTATTAAAATCAATACTGATGCTGCTTTGTTTAAAATAAAACAAGCAAGTTAG